CAGGTCATCTTCTACACCAATACCCATTTCAATCGCGTGGAAGGGTTGTATCTCAACCTCGGCGCCAAATATCGCCCGCGCCAAATCAGCGGGCTGACGCTGTTCGGTGATTTGGGCTACGGCTTCAAGAATGAAGAAGGCAAGCGCTGGCGCGGCAATGCCGGCTTCTCACACCGGCTGTCGCTGCCCGATCAGCTCACCTTCGGCGCCGATTATTTCAATCGCATCGATACCAACGACGACTGGCTGGTGGGCGAGTGGGAAAACTCACTGGCCGGGATCTTCCTGCACGAAGACTTCATGGATTATTTCAGCCGCAAAGGCGTGCGCAGCTTCGTCGATTACCGCCTGCTGCAGGCGCACACCCTGCGTCTGGAATTCTCCGGCTACTCCTATGAACCGGTGCGGCGCAACAGCAACTGGAGCCTGTTCGGCGGGGACAAAGTCTATGCCGCCAACAGCCGCACGCCGTTTCCGGTGGTGCCCGGCAACGAACAATCCCTGCTGCTCGTCACCGCCTTTGACTGGCGTGACAATCCCATCTTTCCGATCTACGGCTGGTATGCCGATTTCCAACTTGAACAGACTTTCGGCGATTTTTCCACCACCGGCTGGTTCGTCACGGTGAAGCGGTTTCAACCGACCTTCAGCGACCAGAAGTTCCAGATCAAGCTGCTGGCCGGCGCGCGCACCGGCAGCCACGCGTTTCAACACCTGCTGCCGCTGGGCGGCCTCGGCAACTTGCGCGGCTATCGCGAAAAAGAATTCATCGGCGACCGCGCGCTTTACCTCACCGCCAACTACATCATCGGACAGAACTGGCTGCACCACGTGCCGCTTGATTTTATTCCCATCTGGGAAGGCGTTTCGGTGGGCGTGTTTGCCGAAACCGGCCTGGCCTGGTTCGCGGAGCCGGGCAATCCCGACGCCGGCTTGTTCGATTTCGGCAAGATTAAACTCAAAGATTTTCGCAATGACGCCGGCGTTTCGATCTTCGTCGCGGAAAACGTGCTGCGCGTCGACATTGCCAAACGCCTGGATCGCGGCTACGATGACTGGCGTGTTCTCTTTCGCATTCTCGACAAGTTTTGATGCCGACCGTGAATCGACTCCGCTCTGGCTGCCGCCACGGCTTCGGCCGGATTGCCCGACAGGCGGTTTTGCCGCTGGCGGCGGTGCTGCTGTGGCATTCGCTGGCATCGGCGCAGGAGCCGGAGTTTCCGGCTGATTCCGTGGCGACTCCCCCCCTCATCACCTCCGTGGTCATCACCGGCAACCGCCAAACCAAGCCTCACATCATTCTGCGCGAAATCAAATCGCAAGTCGGCACGCCCTTCGATCCCGCCGTGGTGGAGGCCGATCGCATGCGGCTGTTGAATCTGCGCCTGTTCAGCCGCGTCGACATTGCAGGCGTTCCCGTGGCAGACGGCGTGCAGCTCGTGATTTCCCTCGAGGAAGCTTGGTACATTTATCCCTACCCCATTTTTTTCATGAATGACCGCGATTGGGGCAAGCTTTCCTATGGCGCCGGCTTGCTGCATTACAATTTCCGCGGCCGGCGCGAGACGCTCGCGGTTTCAGGCTGGGCGGGTTACAATCCGGCCTTGCAGCTCGACTACGGCAACCCCTGGATGTTCAACCACGCCAATTTGTTCGGCCGCTGGAACTTCTACACCCAAACGGTGCGCAATCGCTTTCTGACCACCGCGCGGCAGGAGGTCAACGAAAAGCGCTGGGGCGGCATGTTCACGCTGGGTAGACGTTTCGGGCTGTTCAACTTCTTCAGCCTGGGCTTTGGCTATTCCAGCTTGCGCTTTGATCCGCAACAGGTGCGCAATCCCCGCAACAATGAGCTTCTCGATCTCAGCGGCGAGGACAACCGCGCCAGTGTGATCGCCTCTTATCTCTATGATGCCCGCGACTTCTATGAATATCCGCGCGGCGGCAGCTATGTGAATCTCTGGGCCAAGCGCGTGGGTTTCACGCCGGCGGCGCAGCGTTACTGGCGCTACGGCGTGGACGTACGGCGCTACCGCAAGATCTACCAGGGCGTTGCCCTCGCCGCCCGCGGCATGGCCGATCTTTCCTCCCGCCGTGTGCCGCTGGATGATCTCGTCAATTTTGGCTTCCGCCACCGCATTCGCGGACATTTCTACCGCCAGCTCCACGGCGAAAATCTCGCCCTCACCAGCGTGGAACTGCGCGTGCCCCTCATTCCCCTGCGCTATCACCGCCTCGAACAAACCCGCCTGTTTCAAGACTCACTCATCGGCCGCTACATGCGAACACTCAAGTTCGGCGTGAGCGCCGGCCTGTTTGCCGACTATGGCGTCATCTGGAATCACGCCGGCGGTTTTGATCTCGACCGCGGCCGCGGCGGTTTCGGCGCCGGCCTGCACATTCACATGCCCTATCTCAACGTGCTGCGCCTCGAAGGGGCCTTCAACGAAGACGGCAAGCTGGAGGGCCTGGTGGATGTGGGGGTGGCGTTTTAATGCCACGCCACGAATTCTTTTACGCCCCTCCTGAAAATTTCACCGCCGAATTTGTCGAGCTGACCGGCGACGAGCATCATCACCTCACCCGCGTGTTGCATCACAAAATCGGCGATCGCGTCACGGTGGTTGACGGCGCGGGCAACGCCGCGGTCGACGGTGAAATCCTTTTCAGTGATCGTGCGGTAACGCGCATTAAAATTCACACGCTCACACAAAACCTCGGCGAGCCGGCGGTGCATCTCACCCTGGCGCAAGCGGTTCCCAAGGGCGCGCGCTTCGATTGGGTGGTGGAAAAAGCGACGGAAATCGGGGTTTCGGCATTCATCCCGCTGCTCTCCGAACACAGCGAAGTGCAACCCGGCTCAGGCAAAACTGAGCGCTGGCGGCGGCTCACACTGGCGGCGATGAAGCAATCCTGCCGTTCTGTCTGGCCGACGGTGAACGAACCCACCCACTTCGTTGATCTGGCTAAACGCCTCTCAGAATTCGATCTGGCCCTCCTGGCGCATCCCACCGCGAGCGACATTTCGCGGGACCTGGCAGCGCAGGCCATGCCGCGGAGGGTGCTGTTGCTGGTCGGCCCGGAGGGCGGTTTTGCGGAGGAGGAGGTCACCCTGGCGCAGGAAACCGGCTGCAAGCTGCTGAGCCTGGGGCCGCGGCGCCTGCGCGCGGAGACCGCGGGGTTGTCGGCGGCCATCAAGGTTTTCGCGGCGTACGGCCAGCTTTGACCGTGTAACCGCGAGATTTTCCGAGAAAACACT
This genomic window from bacterium contains:
- a CDS encoding BamA/TamA family outer membrane protein; protein product: MACLPALPAAAQFKIERAREDFFLGQQARQVIFYTNTHFNRVEGLYLNLGAKYRPRQISGLTLFGDLGYGFKNEEGKRWRGNAGFSHRLSLPDQLTFGADYFNRIDTNDDWLVGEWENSLAGIFLHEDFMDYFSRKGVRSFVDYRLLQAHTLRLEFSGYSYEPVRRNSNWSLFGGDKVYAANSRTPFPVVPGNEQSLLLVTAFDWRDNPIFPIYGWYADFQLEQTFGDFSTTGWFVTVKRFQPTFSDQKFQIKLLAGARTGSHAFQHLLPLGGLGNLRGYREKEFIGDRALYLTANYIIGQNWLHHVPLDFIPIWEGVSVGVFAETGLAWFAEPGNPDAGLFDFGKIKLKDFRNDAGVSIFVAENVLRVDIAKRLDRGYDDWRVLFRILDKF
- a CDS encoding BamA/TamA family outer membrane protein; the protein is MNRLRSGCRHGFGRIARQAVLPLAAVLLWHSLASAQEPEFPADSVATPPLITSVVITGNRQTKPHIILREIKSQVGTPFDPAVVEADRMRLLNLRLFSRVDIAGVPVADGVQLVISLEEAWYIYPYPIFFMNDRDWGKLSYGAGLLHYNFRGRRETLAVSGWAGYNPALQLDYGNPWMFNHANLFGRWNFYTQTVRNRFLTTARQEVNEKRWGGMFTLGRRFGLFNFFSLGFGYSSLRFDPQQVRNPRNNELLDLSGEDNRASVIASYLYDARDFYEYPRGGSYVNLWAKRVGFTPAAQRYWRYGVDVRRYRKIYQGVALAARGMADLSSRRVPLDDLVNFGFRHRIRGHFYRQLHGENLALTSVELRVPLIPLRYHRLEQTRLFQDSLIGRYMRTLKFGVSAGLFADYGVIWNHAGGFDLDRGRGGFGAGLHIHMPYLNVLRLEGAFNEDGKLEGLVDVGVAF
- a CDS encoding 16S rRNA (uracil(1498)-N(3))-methyltransferase, whose product is MPRHEFFYAPPENFTAEFVELTGDEHHHLTRVLHHKIGDRVTVVDGAGNAAVDGEILFSDRAVTRIKIHTLTQNLGEPAVHLTLAQAVPKGARFDWVVEKATEIGVSAFIPLLSEHSEVQPGSGKTERWRRLTLAAMKQSCRSVWPTVNEPTHFVDLAKRLSEFDLALLAHPTASDISRDLAAQAMPRRVLLLVGPEGGFAEEEVTLAQETGCKLLSLGPRRLRAETAGLSAAIKVFAAYGQL